Proteins found in one Microbacterium sp. LWS13-1.2 genomic segment:
- a CDS encoding DUF899 family protein, which yields MTETPSGARPLPETTDRAEWQSRLDDLLVKEKAHTRAGDELAAERRRLPMVEVDPTTPVIGADGPIPLIEVFEGRSQLIAYFHMWHDGKPAARQCVGCTFSTSHMNELSYLNSRDITYATFCEGPYEASSRYRDFMGWTMPWYAVPVESLDQLVAGRDFGMLVCYLRDGDRVYETYWTTGRGNERMAPSYALMDLTVYGRQEFWEDSPAGWPKQFDTRGQQMSLKGRPTAQWPRIRAGHGDDLGEAAESSPEHAHHH from the coding sequence ATGACAGAAACCCCTTCCGGCGCCCGGCCGCTGCCGGAGACCACCGACCGCGCCGAGTGGCAGAGCCGACTCGATGACCTGCTTGTAAAAGAAAAGGCGCACACGCGCGCCGGTGACGAACTCGCTGCAGAACGTCGCCGGCTGCCGATGGTCGAGGTCGATCCGACGACGCCGGTGATCGGCGCCGATGGTCCGATCCCGCTCATCGAGGTCTTCGAGGGGCGTTCCCAGCTGATCGCGTACTTCCACATGTGGCATGACGGGAAGCCTGCGGCCCGGCAGTGTGTCGGGTGCACGTTCTCGACCAGCCACATGAACGAGTTGTCGTATCTGAACTCGCGCGACATCACTTACGCGACGTTCTGCGAGGGCCCCTACGAGGCGAGCTCGCGCTACCGGGACTTCATGGGCTGGACGATGCCCTGGTACGCCGTGCCCGTGGAGTCGCTCGACCAATTGGTCGCCGGGCGGGATTTCGGGATGCTGGTCTGCTACCTGCGCGACGGCGACCGCGTCTACGAGACGTACTGGACGACCGGTCGCGGCAACGAGCGCATGGCACCGTCATACGCGCTGATGGACCTCACCGTGTACGGCAGGCAGGAGTTCTGGGAGGACTCCCCCGCCGGCTGGCCGAAGCAGTTCGACACACGCGGACAGCAGATGAGTCTCAAGGGCCGTCCGACGGCGCAGTGGCCCCGTATCCGCGCCGGCCACGGCGACGATCTCGGCGAGGCGGCGGAGAGCTCCCCGGAGCACGCTCATCACCACTGA
- a CDS encoding pyridoxamine 5'-phosphate oxidase family protein codes for MPEPRDRATRKVDLLTALTAPAADVWVATASPDAAAHLVPLSLAWIDDRAVIALEERSVTARNIAVSGIARLAIGPTRDVAMIDAVLERSAGVDDESLGGAYAAQADWDPRGLAGYVFLVLRPTRIQAWRESNELAGRVLMRDGAWVV; via the coding sequence ATGCCTGAACCCCGTGACCGCGCGACCCGCAAGGTCGATCTGCTCACCGCGCTGACAGCGCCGGCAGCCGATGTCTGGGTGGCGACCGCGTCGCCGGACGCGGCGGCGCACCTCGTTCCGCTGTCGCTCGCGTGGATCGACGACCGTGCGGTCATCGCGCTCGAGGAGCGTTCGGTGACGGCCCGCAACATCGCGGTATCAGGGATAGCTCGCCTGGCGATCGGACCCACCCGCGACGTCGCGATGATCGACGCCGTACTCGAGCGGTCGGCGGGTGTCGACGACGAGTCGCTGGGCGGCGCGTACGCGGCACAGGCCGACTGGGATCCGCGCGGACTCGCCGGATACGTGTTCCTCGTCCTGCGACCGACGCGCATCCAGGCGTGGCGCGAGTCGAACGAGCTGGCCGGACGCGTCCTCATGCGGGACGGTGCCTGGGTGGTCTGA
- a CDS encoding AEC family transporter, whose translation MLESLTGFVVVGVAILVGWILGRIDLLGEHARPVLARLTFFVLSPFLLFVVLAQADVKTLFSALLPVSAIAAVAVILAHAFIARIAWRRSVGETVIGALSAGQVNSNNIGIPLSLYLLGSAAYPAPVILMQLLVFTPITMAILDAVTTARASLWRAIARVATNPIVLGSVLGTLVSVSGIELPPIVMEPTVLIANACVPILLIAYGISLHGQRVLAPSGRRRDIVLASTLKLVAMPVIAWAVAEFVFGLSAHDVLVVTVLAALPTAQNVFNYSQRYDVGETISRDTVFLTTIGCVPVLILVTLLLG comes from the coding sequence ATGCTGGAGTCGCTCACCGGGTTCGTCGTGGTGGGCGTGGCGATCCTCGTCGGGTGGATCCTGGGCCGCATCGACCTCCTCGGCGAGCACGCGCGGCCGGTGCTCGCGCGGCTGACGTTCTTCGTGCTCTCGCCTTTCCTGCTGTTCGTCGTGCTGGCGCAGGCGGATGTGAAGACCCTCTTCTCGGCGCTGCTGCCCGTGTCGGCGATCGCCGCCGTGGCGGTGATCCTCGCGCACGCCTTCATTGCGCGCATCGCCTGGCGGCGCTCGGTCGGCGAGACCGTGATCGGCGCACTGAGCGCCGGCCAGGTGAACTCCAACAACATCGGCATCCCGCTGTCGCTGTACCTGCTCGGCAGCGCCGCATATCCGGCGCCGGTGATCCTGATGCAGCTCCTCGTGTTCACCCCCATCACGATGGCGATCCTGGATGCCGTCACCACCGCCCGCGCGTCGCTGTGGCGCGCCATCGCGCGCGTAGCCACGAACCCGATCGTGCTCGGCTCCGTGCTCGGCACCCTCGTCTCGGTCTCGGGCATCGAGCTGCCGCCGATCGTGATGGAGCCCACGGTGCTCATCGCGAACGCGTGCGTGCCGATCCTCCTGATCGCCTACGGCATCTCGCTGCACGGGCAGCGCGTGCTGGCGCCCTCGGGCCGCCGGCGCGACATCGTGCTCGCCAGCACCCTGAAGCTCGTGGCGATGCCGGTCATCGCCTGGGCCGTGGCGGAGTTCGTCTTCGGCCTCTCCGCGCACGACGTACTGGTGGTCACGGTGCTCGCCGCCCTGCCGACAGCGCAGAACGTGTTCAACTACTCGCAGCGCTACGACGTGGGCGAGACGATCTCGCGCGACACCGTCTTCCTGACGACGATCGGCTGCGTCCCCGTCCTCATTCTCGTGACGCTGCTGCTGGGTTAG
- a CDS encoding DUF6510 family protein produces the protein MRAEIATSTVDGNAAAGLLWDVFEADVTALIAVCGGCREGAPVAEAIVEIDEAAAIVRCRTCTHTLFTVLRHEGGVRLVVGTLHEIVRP, from the coding sequence ATGCGCGCGGAGATCGCGACCAGCACGGTCGACGGCAATGCGGCCGCAGGGCTGCTGTGGGATGTGTTCGAGGCCGACGTCACGGCTCTGATCGCGGTATGCGGCGGATGTCGGGAAGGCGCCCCGGTCGCCGAGGCGATCGTCGAGATCGATGAGGCGGCGGCCATCGTGCGCTGCCGCACCTGCACGCACACGCTGTTCACCGTGCTCCGGCACGAGGGCGGGGTGCGGCTCGTGGTGGGAACCCTGCACGAGATCGTCCGCCCCTGA
- a CDS encoding ferredoxin reductase: MTVGGWQPARVVEAVGTTPSARLLHLQVPGWPGNEAGQHVDIRLTAEDGYQAVRSYSIGSYGPGETIELAVDEIPDGEVSPYLVRDVLPGDELEVKGPLGGYFVWRPGGAEPVQLIAGGSGIVPLMAIVRAATDARAAASVRLLYSVRTAEDAIYRDELERQASNGGVALTWRYTRGAPGGWQGRVGRVDDDVLRAATWEPGREPIVYVCGPTGFVEHVADALVGLGHPPARIRTERFGGA; the protein is encoded by the coding sequence GTGACGGTGGGAGGCTGGCAGCCGGCTCGTGTGGTCGAGGCCGTCGGTACGACGCCGTCCGCGCGCCTGCTGCATCTCCAGGTTCCCGGTTGGCCCGGGAACGAGGCCGGACAGCATGTCGACATCCGGCTCACGGCCGAGGACGGCTATCAGGCCGTGCGGTCGTACTCGATCGGCTCGTACGGACCCGGCGAGACCATCGAGCTCGCCGTGGACGAGATCCCCGACGGAGAGGTGTCGCCCTACCTCGTGCGCGACGTGCTGCCCGGCGACGAGCTCGAAGTCAAGGGTCCGCTCGGCGGCTACTTCGTCTGGCGGCCCGGGGGAGCGGAGCCGGTGCAGCTGATCGCGGGCGGCTCGGGCATCGTGCCGCTGATGGCGATCGTACGGGCGGCGACGGATGCCCGAGCCGCGGCATCTGTCCGGCTCCTGTATTCGGTGCGCACGGCGGAAGACGCGATATATCGCGACGAGCTGGAGCGCCAGGCGAGCAACGGGGGAGTGGCCCTCACCTGGAGGTACACGCGCGGCGCACCCGGCGGCTGGCAGGGACGCGTGGGACGTGTCGACGATGACGTGCTCCGTGCCGCCACGTGGGAGCCGGGTCGGGAGCCGATCGTCTACGTGTGCGGCCCGACGGGTTTCGTCGAGCACGTCGCGGACGCGCTCGTCGGGCTGGGGCATCCGCCTGCCCGGATCAGGACCGAACGTTTCGGAGGTGCGTGA
- a CDS encoding sulfite oxidase-like oxidoreductase produces MAVVSRGFGARRRESDPRLPPGQYLTEDFPVLSAGPTPRIDLGEWRFGIRTEGGAETCWTWEEFQALPIEDVDTDIHCVTRWSKLGTSWRGVSLDTLLDEVETDAAYAMAHSYGGYTTNIPLDELREGRAWVAFEFDGEPLDPEHGGPARLLVPHLYFWKSAKWVRGLTLMDDDEPGFWEQNGYNMHGDPWTEERYW; encoded by the coding sequence ATGGCCGTCGTGTCGAGGGGTTTCGGAGCACGGCGTCGCGAAAGCGATCCGCGACTGCCGCCCGGCCAGTACCTGACCGAGGACTTCCCGGTGCTGTCGGCGGGGCCCACGCCCCGTATCGACCTGGGGGAGTGGCGGTTCGGCATCCGCACCGAGGGAGGCGCGGAGACCTGCTGGACGTGGGAGGAGTTCCAGGCGCTGCCCATCGAGGACGTCGACACCGACATCCACTGCGTCACGCGCTGGTCGAAGCTCGGCACGTCGTGGCGGGGCGTGTCGCTGGACACCCTCCTCGACGAGGTCGAGACGGATGCGGCCTACGCCATGGCGCACTCGTACGGCGGCTACACGACGAACATCCCGCTCGACGAGCTGCGCGAGGGCCGGGCGTGGGTCGCGTTCGAGTTCGACGGCGAACCGCTCGACCCCGAGCACGGCGGCCCGGCGCGACTGCTCGTGCCGCACCTCTACTTCTGGAAGAGCGCGAAATGGGTGCGCGGACTCACACTGATGGACGACGACGAACCCGGCTTCTGGGAGCAGAACGGCTACAACATGCACGGTGACCCCTGGACCGAGGAGCGATATTGGTGA
- a CDS encoding DUF308 domain-containing protein has product MSTASEAEKSAVNGIRTALGVGGVLALIVGILILVWPGKTAAVVTVIIAIYAIAAGLVYAGLGIFSKTKGGWARVGHIALGILFIIAGVVALFNIGQTTAWLALFLGILIGIMWIVEGIVALSTLGDAASKGWSIFFAILSIIAGIIVLFSPIWGVIVLWWILGISLIVLGIINIVRAFTFKGDI; this is encoded by the coding sequence ATGTCCACTGCATCCGAAGCCGAGAAGTCGGCCGTCAACGGGATCCGCACGGCGCTCGGCGTCGGCGGCGTCCTCGCACTCATCGTCGGCATCCTGATCCTGGTCTGGCCGGGAAAGACCGCCGCCGTGGTCACCGTCATCATCGCGATCTACGCGATCGCCGCCGGGCTCGTCTACGCCGGTCTCGGGATCTTCTCGAAGACGAAGGGCGGGTGGGCGCGTGTCGGCCACATCGCCCTCGGCATCCTGTTCATCATCGCCGGCGTCGTGGCGCTGTTCAACATCGGTCAGACGACCGCGTGGCTCGCGCTGTTCCTCGGCATCCTCATCGGAATCATGTGGATCGTCGAAGGCATCGTCGCGCTGTCGACACTCGGTGACGCCGCCTCGAAGGGCTGGTCGATCTTCTTCGCCATCCTGAGCATCATCGCGGGCATCATCGTGCTGTTCTCGCCGATCTGGGGCGTCATCGTGCTCTGGTGGATTCTGGGCATCTCGCTCATCGTCCTCGGCATCATCAACATCGTCCGCGCTTTCACCTTCAAGGGCGACATCTGA
- a CDS encoding S9 family peptidase produces MRAQDIETLVSVGRPEIAADGSFAVFASSRPDIAANRAVGQLWRVDLPDGAPRRLTRGVADGSPKLSPDDSRIAFVRADAKGKAQVHVVAAGGGEPVQATDATLGVEDFAWSPDGATIAYLARVPEKGRYGSVEGLDAAAEAPRHITGIRWHANGLGYIGDRPAHVFVIAAPEPDSEPFYEPAAAVRPDDATPPKQIVVAAEARALTEGAASHGGLAFTADGREVLTVPDDIEADRRDLRNRLLAISVDGSGERELLSADAGLSLSGLDVADDGTIALLANEVGDGVDFVAPAVGLWLLEEGGPVRITDAETIDLGEAGSHITAVGDGFLVQDRTRGRVRLIRVGRDGALSEVLGGDVEVTGHAAAGDHVVAAVVRPDSFGELVLVEAGAARTLTAFGAPAAASGIALPRELTVAGRDGYPVHGWIAAPEGEGPFPVILQIHGGPFASYGVHLFDETQVLVDAGYAVVYSNPRGSAGYGRAHGRSIRQQMGTVDFADVIDFLDGAIADDARLDGERVGVMGGSYGGYLTAWVIAHDHRFAGAIVERGFLEPLSFQGTSDIGSFFGDEYVGISADDIARQSPMAVVGQVKTPTLVMHSELDFRCPLEQATRYYSALKRQGTEAELLVFPGENHELTRSGRPRHRIERFDAVLDWWRRHLPVD; encoded by the coding sequence ATGCGGGCTCAGGACATCGAGACCCTCGTCTCCGTCGGACGCCCCGAGATCGCCGCTGACGGCTCGTTCGCCGTCTTCGCGTCCTCGCGCCCCGACATCGCCGCGAACCGGGCCGTCGGCCAGCTCTGGCGCGTCGACCTTCCCGACGGCGCCCCGCGCCGCCTCACGCGCGGCGTCGCCGACGGCTCTCCGAAGCTCTCGCCCGACGACTCCCGCATCGCCTTCGTGCGCGCCGACGCCAAGGGCAAGGCGCAGGTCCACGTCGTGGCGGCGGGCGGCGGCGAGCCGGTGCAGGCCACCGACGCGACGCTCGGCGTCGAGGACTTCGCGTGGTCGCCCGACGGCGCCACGATCGCCTACCTCGCGCGCGTGCCCGAGAAGGGCCGCTACGGCAGCGTGGAGGGGCTGGATGCCGCGGCCGAGGCGCCGCGTCACATCACGGGCATCCGCTGGCACGCGAACGGTCTCGGCTACATCGGCGACCGGCCCGCGCACGTCTTCGTGATCGCGGCCCCGGAGCCGGATTCCGAGCCGTTCTACGAGCCCGCCGCGGCCGTGCGCCCCGACGATGCGACGCCGCCGAAGCAGATCGTGGTGGCCGCAGAGGCGCGTGCACTGACCGAAGGCGCGGCGTCCCACGGCGGTCTGGCGTTCACCGCCGACGGCCGCGAGGTGCTGACCGTCCCCGACGACATCGAGGCGGACCGCCGCGACCTGCGCAACCGCCTCCTGGCGATCTCCGTCGACGGCTCGGGTGAGCGTGAGCTGCTGTCAGCCGACGCCGGTCTCTCGCTATCGGGGCTGGATGTCGCCGACGACGGCACCATCGCACTGCTCGCCAACGAGGTCGGCGACGGCGTCGACTTCGTCGCACCGGCTGTCGGCCTGTGGCTGCTGGAAGAGGGCGGTCCGGTCCGGATCACGGATGCCGAGACGATCGACCTCGGTGAGGCCGGCAGCCACATCACGGCGGTCGGCGACGGATTCCTGGTGCAGGACCGCACACGTGGCCGCGTGCGGCTGATCCGCGTCGGCCGCGACGGCGCCCTCTCCGAGGTCCTCGGCGGCGACGTCGAAGTGACCGGTCACGCCGCCGCAGGTGACCACGTCGTCGCCGCCGTGGTGCGCCCCGACTCGTTCGGCGAGCTCGTGCTCGTCGAGGCCGGCGCCGCCCGCACCTTGACCGCGTTCGGAGCGCCTGCCGCGGCATCCGGCATCGCTCTTCCGCGCGAGCTGACCGTGGCGGGTCGCGATGGCTACCCGGTGCACGGCTGGATCGCCGCACCCGAGGGCGAAGGACCGTTCCCGGTCATCCTGCAGATCCACGGCGGACCGTTCGCGTCGTATGGGGTGCACCTGTTCGACGAGACGCAGGTGCTCGTGGATGCCGGCTATGCGGTGGTCTACTCGAACCCCCGCGGCTCGGCGGGCTATGGACGAGCGCACGGTCGCAGCATCCGCCAGCAGATGGGCACCGTCGACTTCGCCGACGTCATCGACTTCCTCGACGGAGCCATCGCCGACGACGCACGTCTGGACGGCGAGCGGGTCGGCGTGATGGGCGGCTCGTACGGCGGCTACCTCACCGCCTGGGTCATCGCGCACGACCACCGCTTCGCCGGCGCGATCGTGGAGCGCGGCTTCCTCGAGCCGCTGTCATTCCAGGGGACGAGCGACATCGGCTCGTTCTTCGGCGACGAGTACGTCGGGATCTCGGCCGACGACATCGCGCGACAGAGCCCGATGGCGGTCGTCGGCCAGGTGAAGACGCCGACGCTCGTGATGCACTCGGAACTCGACTTCCGCTGCCCGCTCGAGCAGGCGACACGGTACTACTCGGCGCTCAAGCGCCAGGGCACCGAAGCCGAGCTGCTGGTGTTCCCCGGCGAGAACCACGAGCTCACGCGCTCAGGACGGCCGCGCCACCGCATCGAGCGTTTCGACGCTGTGCTCGACTGGTGGCGCCGGCATCTGCCGGTCGACTGA
- a CDS encoding SDR family oxidoreductase — MTETSTPLPESSLSGKTALVTGSSRGIGADTARYLAQAGANVVINYRNKAPRAEKLATQLRELGVQVLVVGADLTDPASVQAMFDEVARTFGALDVLVLNASGGMESGMAEDYALLLNRDAQVSVLETALPLLGEGSRVVFVTSHQAHFIRTTPTMPEYEPVALSKRAGEDALRERIPALTERGVEFVVVSGDMIEGTITATLLERANPGAIAARREDAGKLYNVSEFAAEVALAALEPVPADNTRLVGDVSSFGTE; from the coding sequence GTGACTGAGACATCCACCCCGCTTCCCGAGAGTTCCCTGAGCGGCAAGACCGCACTCGTGACGGGCTCGTCGCGCGGCATCGGCGCCGACACCGCGCGCTACCTCGCACAGGCCGGCGCGAACGTCGTCATCAACTACCGCAACAAGGCTCCGAGGGCCGAGAAACTCGCGACCCAGCTGCGTGAACTCGGGGTGCAGGTCCTCGTCGTCGGCGCGGATCTCACCGACCCGGCATCCGTCCAGGCGATGTTCGACGAGGTCGCCCGCACGTTCGGAGCACTCGACGTCCTCGTGCTCAACGCTTCGGGCGGCATGGAGTCCGGCATGGCCGAGGACTACGCGCTGCTGCTCAACCGCGACGCGCAGGTGAGCGTGCTCGAGACCGCCCTGCCGCTTCTCGGTGAAGGCTCGCGGGTCGTGTTCGTCACGAGCCACCAGGCCCACTTCATCCGGACGACGCCGACGATGCCCGAGTACGAGCCGGTCGCCCTCTCCAAGCGCGCCGGCGAGGACGCGCTGCGCGAGCGGATCCCTGCGCTGACCGAGCGCGGTGTCGAGTTCGTGGTCGTCTCGGGCGACATGATCGAGGGCACCATCACCGCAACACTGCTCGAGCGTGCGAACCCGGGCGCGATCGCCGCCCGCCGCGAAGACGCCGGCAAGCTCTACAACGTCTCCGAGTTCGCGGCCGAGGTCGCCCTCGCCGCGCTCGAGCCGGTGCCCGCCGACAACACGCGTCTGGTCGGCGACGTCTCGTCGTTCGGGACGGAGTGA
- a CDS encoding NfeD family protein: protein MELIETVEQWAWIGWLVLILVFLVIEMLTLDFTFLMLSIGGLAGLMTDLLGAPIWLQVIIAAAVAAILVLVLRPPLLRRLRRGEDPTPSNVDALIGLRGTVVSSVGAHAGQVKLANGDIWTARTESGDLDPGTPVRVSRIDGATAVVRSDFPTPLPPASEDPLA from the coding sequence GTGGAGCTCATCGAGACCGTCGAGCAGTGGGCGTGGATCGGCTGGCTGGTGCTGATCCTGGTGTTCCTCGTGATCGAGATGCTCACTCTCGATTTCACCTTCCTGATGCTCAGCATCGGCGGTCTGGCCGGTCTGATGACGGACCTGCTGGGCGCCCCGATCTGGCTTCAGGTGATCATCGCCGCCGCCGTCGCCGCGATCCTCGTGCTGGTCCTGCGGCCACCCTTGCTGCGCCGCCTGCGGCGCGGCGAAGATCCGACGCCCTCCAACGTCGACGCCCTCATCGGGCTGCGCGGCACCGTCGTCTCGTCGGTGGGCGCCCACGCCGGGCAGGTCAAGCTCGCCAACGGCGACATCTGGACCGCCCGGACCGAATCCGGCGACCTCGACCCGGGCACGCCGGTGCGCGTGAGCCGCATCGACGGCGCGACCGCGGTGGTCCGCTCCGACTTCCCCACTCCCCTGCCCCCGGCATCTGAGGACCCGCTCGCATGA
- a CDS encoding SPFH domain-containing protein: MNDISSAIPTAIGWILAIAVFIFVLVVIFRSIRIIPQANAGIVERLGRYHKTLMPGLNLLVPFIDRLRPLIDMREQVVSFPPQPVITEDNLVVSIDTVVYFQVTDARAATYEIANYLGAVEQLTTTTLRNVVGGLNLEEALTSRDNINGQLRVVLDEATGKWGIRVSRVELKAIDPPHSIQDSMEKQMRAERERRATILTAEGSKQSQILEAEGRRQAEILKAEGDKQAAVLRAQGEAEAIQTVFDAIHSGNPDDKLLAYQYLQTLPKIADSASSKLWIIPSEFTEALKGLTGSFAGVMTDAAAKGRAQSTGTASGGSALGGPPPAVTPPTP, translated from the coding sequence ATGAACGACATCAGCTCGGCCATCCCGACCGCGATCGGCTGGATCCTCGCGATCGCGGTCTTCATCTTCGTGCTGGTCGTGATATTCCGCTCGATCCGCATCATCCCGCAGGCCAATGCCGGCATCGTCGAGCGTCTTGGCCGCTACCACAAGACCCTCATGCCGGGCCTGAACCTGCTGGTCCCCTTCATCGACCGGCTGCGTCCGCTCATCGACATGCGCGAGCAGGTCGTCTCATTCCCGCCGCAGCCCGTGATCACCGAGGACAACCTGGTGGTGTCGATCGACACGGTCGTGTACTTCCAGGTCACCGACGCGCGTGCCGCCACGTACGAGATCGCGAACTACCTCGGTGCGGTCGAGCAGCTGACGACGACCACCCTCCGCAACGTGGTCGGCGGGCTGAACCTCGAAGAGGCACTCACCAGCCGCGACAACATCAACGGTCAGCTGCGCGTGGTGCTCGACGAGGCCACCGGCAAGTGGGGCATCCGCGTCTCCCGTGTCGAGCTGAAGGCCATCGACCCGCCGCACTCGATCCAGGACTCGATGGAGAAGCAGATGCGTGCCGAGCGCGAGCGTCGCGCGACGATCCTGACCGCCGAGGGCTCGAAGCAGTCTCAGATCCTCGAGGCGGAGGGCCGTCGGCAGGCCGAGATCCTCAAGGCCGAAGGCGACAAACAGGCCGCGGTGCTGCGGGCGCAGGGCGAGGCCGAGGCGATCCAGACCGTGTTCGACGCGATCCACTCCGGCAACCCCGACGACAAGCTGCTGGCGTACCAGTATCTGCAGACGCTCCCCAAGATCGCCGACAGCGCATCGAGCAAGCTCTGGATCATCCCGAGCGAGTTCACCGAGGCGCTCAAAGGTCTGACCGGCTCGTTCGCCGGTGTGATGACGGATGCCGCGGCCAAGGGTCGCGCGCAGAGCACGGGCACCGCCTCAGGCGGCTCCGCACTGGGCGGCCCGCCGCCCGCAGTCACCCCGCCCACCCCGTGA
- a CDS encoding glycerophosphodiester phosphodiesterase family protein: protein MTHPWFSGVATPRILAHRGLVTSDAARGGMVENSFAAVAAAHSAGAHYVESDCHLTADGVVVLFHDDDLSRVTGDPRKVADVPVRELEDLMKGRGGLITLAQALDAFPATRFNLDVKATAAASAVGRTVASFGDRVLLTSFSDARRRAALDAAAAMGRGVRPATSAGRSTIGRVLTAVASRSDRLLARALAGIDALQVPERQGRLRIVTPRLVAAAHRHDVEVHVWTVNEPDDMRRLVSMGVDGIVTDRADVALSALT, encoded by the coding sequence GTGACCCACCCGTGGTTCAGCGGCGTCGCGACGCCGCGCATCCTCGCGCACCGCGGGCTCGTGACATCGGATGCCGCCCGCGGCGGCATGGTGGAGAACTCCTTCGCCGCGGTGGCCGCTGCCCACTCCGCCGGGGCGCACTACGTCGAGTCGGACTGCCACCTCACTGCGGACGGCGTGGTGGTGCTGTTCCACGACGACGACCTGTCGCGCGTCACCGGTGACCCTCGCAAGGTCGCCGACGTCCCCGTGCGCGAACTCGAAGACCTCATGAAAGGTCGCGGCGGGCTCATCACGCTCGCCCAGGCGCTGGACGCGTTCCCGGCGACGAGGTTCAACCTCGACGTGAAGGCGACGGCTGCCGCGTCCGCCGTCGGCAGGACGGTCGCGTCCTTCGGCGATCGCGTGCTGCTGACCAGCTTCTCCGACGCGCGGCGGCGTGCCGCCCTCGATGCCGCCGCGGCGATGGGCCGAGGCGTTCGCCCTGCGACGTCTGCGGGCCGCAGCACCATCGGGCGCGTGCTGACCGCCGTGGCGTCACGGTCGGACCGGCTGCTGGCCCGGGCGCTGGCGGGCATCGACGCCCTGCAGGTGCCCGAACGTCAGGGGCGCCTCCGCATCGTCACGCCTCGACTCGTCGCCGCCGCGCACCGGCACGATGTCGAGGTCCACGTATGGACGGTGAACGAGCCCGACGACATGAGGCGTCTCGTCTCGATGGGCGTCGACGGCATCGTCACCGATCGCGCCGACGTCGCGCTCTCCGCACTGACATAG
- a CDS encoding RNA polymerase-binding protein RbpA has translation MADRSLRGIRLGAQSLQSEEGVVFHERAQHIYTCTSCGRDTTLTFAVDAEVPPAWECRTCGAEALLRVGDGTATVDHSGDKTPRSHWDMLLERRTLPELEELLEERLAYIRARRGAGESVTADKLSA, from the coding sequence ATGGCAGACCGCAGTCTGCGCGGCATCCGACTCGGCGCCCAGAGCCTACAGAGCGAAGAGGGCGTCGTGTTCCATGAGCGCGCACAACACATCTACACGTGCACGTCGTGTGGACGTGACACGACTTTGACCTTCGCGGTTGACGCCGAGGTTCCGCCCGCCTGGGAGTGCCGCACGTGCGGTGCCGAGGCGCTGCTGCGGGTGGGCGACGGCACCGCGACCGTCGATCACTCGGGCGACAAGACCCCGCGCAGCCACTGGGACATGCTCCTGGAGCGCCGCACCCTTCCGGAGCTCGAAGAGCTTCTGGAGGAGCGTCTCGCCTACATCCGCGCCCGCCGCGGAGCCGGTGAGAGCGTCACGGCGGACAAGCTCAGCGCCTGA